The Quercus lobata isolate SW786 chromosome 4, ValleyOak3.0 Primary Assembly, whole genome shotgun sequence genome segment CTTTGAAGAAGTCAGTTCGAAAGGTGGCAAGGAAAGAGAAAGCCCCTAGCAAGGAAGTGATGGAAGACACTAGTGTTGGTGTTGATAAAGGCTTCAAGGCCAACTTTTGGGGATGGATCAGATACTTCTAGAGGGAGTATATGCTGATGGTGTAAGTGAGAAAGCAACCACAGATTCTTTGAAAGAAGGTATAGAGTTTGTTGTGGGAGTAGGTAATTCTAGCTCTTACGAAGTTGAAGACTTTATTGCTTTCCTATTATCTCGCCATTTATTTGAAGGATATCCCCATGAAAGGATCCTAAGAAGACATTTCCCTCTAGTAGTTAAGTTGGCCAAAGGATACTCTTTCCCGCTTTTCCCTTATTTCTTAGGGACTCTATATGCCCATTTAGATCGTTTCACCCTCGACCTATAGCGCTCTTGGGGTCGATTCCAAGTGGAAACCTTTGTACGTACCTATAGCAATTTTGCAAATTTGGGTGTGGGAATGTTTTAAGAATTATGCCCCTGTTCCCAAAGCTCCAAGTTCCTTTAAAACCAGTTTGCCATCACCCTAGGGATTACCATGATCATAGCATTGGAATAAGGTTTTGGTACCCTCTAATAGCTTCCTTTACAAGATGCTAGATGACCCTACTAACTGGACAGACAGACCTTATTGGTGGATTTCCATCCTTGTTTCATTCCCTCAAGACTGAAACTGTTTCCCGTTATagagattcctcttggactgagGAGGAGCTCTCTTTTGTTGCATGTGCCTTTACTTGATATCTGGACTTGTACTGAGTCAAGATTAGTAAATGAATGCAGAGGAAACGGTTTCGTTATACCTATGTTTTTCAGGCATTAAATGCATTTGTAGTGTCTATTGATGTTTTTCCTTTGTAGGAATAGATGTTCTCTCTTTAATAACATTTTGAGAATCCCTAGCAGTGAAATTAGGTTGTAAATGGTGATTATAGCCGTCTGATAAATATTCTCTTGATCGAATCCACAGGTGAAAGATGTGAGTACGTTAGCATCCATCCTCAAGTTGCTGGGTACCATAGGCTCATTAGGgtggtttttttctttaacttacATTATATTAATATGCTTGAAACCTTTAAGCTCAATAGATTTTAGGTCTATTGAGCTACACAATGGGACTTAACTTAATGGTTAAATGTGTACATAGAGGGCTCCTAATTTAGAGGTTCGATGGGCATGACAAGACAATAATTTTCTAAAAGTGAATGAACAGTAGGATTAGGAAATGGTTCCTATGCAGGCTTAGAAAATAGGAAGGCATTTGTGTAAGTACTGATAAATAGATAGGAAAACAAGTTTGTGAGCTTAACATCCTTGGAAATAAACATGTTTTAAAACACCTTGCCATGCCTATTTTGGGTACACGTTCAAGTCCAATTTGAATATACTTTATTGTTTTCTGGTGGGTGTTTTTCAATAACTTAGTTTTGGGAGGGAGGGCCTATGAAGAAAATCAGAAGTAGAGGGCATTGAGTGAATAGGTCATACGCAACTTGCTTGAGTGTCATTGTGTGGTTGGGTTTTAGGACTTAAACACGAGACAATcacatgaatttaattaaaaaaaacttgttgaGTTCACCAATCACAAGGTGCAACTTAATCACGTTGTAGACTTGGGTATCTCTAGACTTTCTCTTACTAGaaacaatgaagaaaaatatagatTGCTTTGCGTTGAGCCCAACTTTATCATTACAAAGTGTTTACTGTTCTGTTTTGTCGTCCTACCTTTCTCCTTGGACGTTCTATTTGGTGTTTTTATAACATGCAAATTTTCTTTTGGAGCACTTCAGATTTAAGAATACTAGATGCATGTGAAATGAGTAGATCGTGAAAGTTGGTAGGGCCACATGATTTGGTGTTTATATGATAAACGATACCTCATCATGTGCAGAAAGACCTCTTTTTGAAGCCCTTCTCATAGAGACTTGGTAATGTCACGATAATTAGCCTTTTATATACCGAGGTAACGACAATATATTATTGTTTAGACCTGAGAATGGGAAAACAATCCTTTTTAACCATGCATAAGCAACTCATTCATGTGAGTGGAAGAACAAAGATGAATCTAGAAAAAGCGAACCCAGCACTTGACTTGCTGCGTCTTTCAGATGCAGGGTTCACGACCTGAGATGTATGTAGCATTGTTCAATTGGTGTTGGATACTGCAGGCTGAAGCTGAATTGCAAACAGATAATGTTAAGGATGAAGTTAGCTTGGCAAACGTGGTCGAGAATATCCATTATAGAAGACTGGAAGTATGTGAGTTTTCCTTCAAGACCTTCAGGAATTTATTTATGAAACAAATGTAGGAGTTCAAATATTTGGAAACATAACCGTTTTGCAACATATACAATACAGGGGGAAAAAATGCTGAAATTAAATAGGTACTCATCAACTAATGGTGCCCCACTGTTGATCAAATAATGTGGTTTATTCTTGCATTCTTCTGCTTATGCTATGGTGATTCAAGCAGTTTGGACTCGAGCCACAACTGCAATCAGGAGGATCACAACAGAGAGAAGCAACGATGATCTAATTTTTTCCTCCATCTGCTCCTTGTTTGCTTCTGTGGGATTGTTACTCTTGGGAGGTTGAAATAGCTCGTTCACTAGAGACAGAAATTTCTCGATGAGCTCTATAACTTTTGCTTTTGTGGCATCCAAAATCCACATCAATATACGTGTTGCCAAGTCTGGCTCTTCATTAGAAATTAGAGGCCTCACATAATTAACTACATGGATAAAATGAGAATAAGTTAGTTAtagaaatgagaaagaaattatAGGAATATTCACGTTATTGGTTAAGTGATCAAGTCTCACGATAATACTGACTAGAGTAACAAGTAGTGATAAAATTTTGTTGGATTAAACCCTCTGGGGTAAGCTTTTGAGTTAAGGTGTTGTTCCAACATGTTATCAAGCCCTCAAAAAAAGACCCTACGATGTTACTCTCAACTTTCACAAATCTAAAATCCTAATTGCAAGAAAGATTTCTATTTTATCCAAAcctgcattaaaaaaataaataaataaataaataaaagaaaaaagaaaagaaaaaaaccactGATTGCTCTAAAAAGCACTTCTAAAAACCACTGCCAAAGTCTtgaacaacacacacacaagtaaAATCCTAAGATTCAATTCTCCAAGTTTTGTTGAGGTCTTTCATAAGGGCTTCTTCTTAAATTCATACATTGACCAAGCCTCgaacaataattttcaaactCTTAAATTTTATAGCAGCAAGGGCACAACTGTTATCTCTTTTGTGGTGTCAAATAACCACAACCATGTTTCTTCCCATAGTTCTATTCCATTCGCCTGTTGGATGTTTTCATGCTACAAGTCTACTCCaaagttgtatttttattaacatATATGAtaacaccaccaccaacacataATATCCAAAGGCCATTTAATGGTTGAGATAGTTGGTTCTAGAGAAATGAAACTCCCATGAGAGTGAAAATCACATGCAGAGTTTCTCTACAAATGAGAGGAGATAGGGATCAAATGGCCTGAATACTCAGGGCCTTtttatatacccttatacccaatCGGAGAGTTGTAACTTTAGGAACAAACACAACCCTCTGTAGAGTCATATCCATTCACTAGAGAAACTAATTGCATTGGAAGTTATCACCACTCTACTTCTCTAGGAGACAAAGTAGGAAATTTTATATGAGGGAATGCCACCATTGTTGTGGTGTGATTACCCCCTCCAATACCAACAGAGATGCATCTAGCCATAGGACAGACACAGTATTTTCCAATTGAAAGAGTCGCTTGgccaaacaaataaaagaaaagaatttatttCTTGTGCATCTATTAAAACAAACCAAATATGTGATGAGAATAGAGAAAACCTGCGTAGGGTGTCCATTGAAACTCTCGAACTGACTCGTTCCTCAAAATCGCATCCCAAACGGCTTTATCAGATGCTAGAGAAACCACTAGTCGCTGCATTCAAGTTAGATTCCTTAAAGAGACGTACATTAGCAGGAAAAGATTCCTACTTTCtgtaaagagaaagaaaaaaaagaaaggaaaagaaaaacaaaacataccaattttaagtatttgaaacccattatttgatttatatatggttttttgaattggaaaagaaatttgcaTAGACGAAATGACATTATCCTTACAGTTGAAACAAGTAAGAGTCTAAAGATGAAAATAAACATTGATCCAAACAAAACATCAGCAAAGAAGAGGAGAGGGATGAATAGGAACAAGGCGTTTGGAACTTTGGTAAGGTACAATCACTTCTGAAGGACTCATCTTTGAGCCAATCATGTCAGAAATGCTTTTggtaaaacaattttcaaattctAAGATTATCCAAAGGGAGAATTGGACCTTGACCAAGTTTGAAGAATGCTCACATTAAAGTCAAAACCAAGAATTCACCTTAACAGTGGGATCTGTTTGCAGCAATTGAAATGCATCACAAAGCCTTCTGTATCCCTGAGATAGCAATAGTCTCGGATCAAAATAATCCAGTTTCTGCTCAAGCCATTTCAACTCTGACCCAGATGAGGATTTCCCAAGCATAAAACTGTTTAAGAAAGCAATCTGATCAGAGAAATTGTAGTTCAAGCTAAGGGTAATCTATTTTTTATGGAATGTAAATTGAAACAGTGTAAAGGATTTATTCAAGTAATAAAAGCCAATTATCCTTACAATCACCTTGGTATTGTTTTAAAACTTATCCAAGACAAGTTAAACTTGAGAAATAGAAGTTGGTACTGGAACATAAATGACCTCATCAACTACTGGAATCATTCAAAGTGACATCAGGGATACAAATTTTTTCCAGcagaaaattcaattttttagaatGCTTCTTTTTGAAGTTCTATCTTGAACAATAAACCATGGTTTTAACTTCTAATAGGAAAGTTGCCCAGATCAGTCTGAATAAGGTTACACGATACTGCTTAAGAATGGAGATATCCTAATTTGGTATGTGGGACCTTGAGCACAGATAACCTAATTTCACAATGTAGCAGACCTGGACAGCAGCAAAAAGCTGCAGAAAAATCCGAAATGAAAGTGTATTATTAGGTAAAACTCATATATTGTATGCTTCATAGCACTTCAAAAATTTTGCCAATTTGTAATACATACTAATTAAAGAATTAAGCTGAGTCAACAGTCCTGCAGATATATGAGCTCTCTTATTTTGTAAACTATTTCCAAATAACCCAAATTAGCAacctaaaaatttaatttcaataagaacTTAAAGTAGTCTTCCAAATTGAATCATTAggactaaaaaaatttaacaaaaggaTAACCAAAATAGAGATAAGGCAGTGACATagtcgattttttttttattaaactggCATTAGAATTTAGATGCAGATTTTTCAATATTACAAAAACAGAAATCATGCATAATCACAGAAAAGAAGCAGAATTGAAATACCACTACTGCTCACTTTTGGAGGGCATGAATTGCATTTTCAATCTCCAACTGGGATGGAACTTGTCCAAAAACAGGATTATAGAGAGACCCAGttgctcttttttcttctcttccatccaAAGTCTCCAGTTTTCCACAAGTTTCACTGTGGCTGGAGCATCTAGTAGCAGAACAAGATGTTGTAAGATTTCCAGCAAAAGTTGCTGAAACTGGAAGGTTTAGAttatttttagaagaagaagaagaagaagaaggtggtaCATAAGGAAGATTAGAGGAAGAAGTTTTGAACTGCATCGTAGGAAGGTCAATATGCAGTGCTCCTCCACCCATGGCTTCTCCCCTCTACTGAGTGTACTCCTTATCTTCTCTTTCCAATTTTGGTTATATCCTAGGCTAGATTGAACTGAAGTGTACGAAAAGTTGGTGGAGAGTGTGGGCACACGTGCTACTTAAGTTGTAAGTTTAAGCAGTGTGTGAATCTATTTCTTATTAGTATTACGTGTCAAAGTCTCAAATCTCAAGAAAATGGGTCTAAGATTTGCTCCATGGTGATTGCCTGATAGCTCATATTAGTGGATAGCAGCAGCCTTGGTGtcaaaaattttagctttttgcaaaaagctattttacctattttactaatttattttattaaatattcaatattacagtaattttattttagtatttaatatatta includes the following:
- the LOC115984291 gene encoding uncharacterized protein LOC115984291 isoform X1, with the protein product MGGGALHIDLPTMQFKTSSSNLPYVPPSSSSSSSKNNLNLPVSATFAGNLTTSCSATRCSSHSETCGKLETLDGREEKRATGSLYNPVFGQVPSQLEIENAIHALQNFMLGKSSSGSELKWLEQKLDYFDPRLLLSQGYRRLCDAFQLLQTDPTVKRLVVSLASDKAVWDAILRNESVREFQWTPYAVNYVRPLISNEEPDLATRILMWILDATKAKVIELIEKFLSLVNELFQPPKSNNPTEANKEQMEEKIRSSLLLSVVILLIAVVARVQTA
- the LOC115984291 gene encoding uncharacterized protein LOC115984291 isoform X2; translated protein: MGGGALHIDLPTMQFKTSSSNLPYVPPSSSSSSSKNNLNLPVSATFAGNLTTSCSATRCSSHSETCGKLETLDGREEKRATGSLYNPVFGQVPSQLEIENAIHALQNFMLGKSSSGSELKWLEQKLDYFDPRLLLSQGYRRLCDAFQLLQTDPTVKRLVVSLASDKAVWDAILRNESVREFQWTPYAVNYVRPLISNEEPDLATRILMWNFDATKAKVIELIEKFLSLVNELFQPPKGNNPTEGNKE